In the genome of Polaromonas vacuolata, the window AATACCACCTGACTTAACCCAGCTGTCCAAAGACAACCGCTATGTGGTGCCAGGCGCAGCTATTACAGCCAGTGGCATGCAAGCTAATCAAGTAAAGCAAGTCCTACCGTTAGCTGCCCTGAGTATTGGTGATGTGCGCATTGAGCGCAGTGGCAACCAGCGCTGGTTGGTCGTAGACCGCCCGGCCGATAAGCTCTGGTCACCAGTGCGTGATTTCTGGCTTGAGAACGGCTTTTTGCTCACGCTAGACCAAGAAAACCTCGGCATCATGGAGACCGACTATGCAGAAAACCGCGCCAAGCTGCCGCAGGACTTTATCCGCCAAGCAATCGGTAAAGTTTTTGACAGTCTGTACTCTACCGGCGAGCGCGATAAATTTCGCACCCGGCTAGAGCGCAATGCAGCCGGTGGTACAGAAATTTATATCAGCCACCGCGGCTTGGTCGAAGTAGTGACTGGCGTAACAACAGGAAACAAACTAGGCGACGGCACTGTCTGGCAACCACGCCCGGCAGATGAAGAGCTTGAGACTGAATTCTTGCGCCGCATGATGGTCAAGTTAGGTGTGAGCAAAGAACAGTCTGCCGCTCTAGTTGCAGCCCAATCGACTCGCAGCACATCACGCATTGCAAGCCTTAACGGCTTGCCAGTGGTACAGATCGATGATGAGTTCGACCGCGCTTGGCGCCGTGTCGGCCTGGCATTAGACCGTACTGGCTTTACTGTTGAAGACCGCGACCGCTCAAAAGGCACTTACTTTGTTCGCTATGTGGACCCCACCACAACAAATCAAGAACAAGGCTTTTTCAGCAAAATATTTAGTGCGGCCAAGCCAACAGTAGCGCCGTTGCAATACCGTATTAGTGTCAAGAGCGTAGGCCAGGCAACTACTGTCAGTGTGCTCAATGACAAGGGTGAGCCAGAGACTTCGGGTAATGCCAAACGCATTATTCAGGTGATTGCTGACGATCTCAAATAAACCCATAGATCCGGGCCGTCTGCCATGAGGTTTAAAAACCTAGGCAGTGGCAGCACGGGCAACGCTACGCTGGTTGAAGCTGGTGGTAA includes:
- the bamC gene encoding outer membrane protein assembly factor BamC, translated to MKTLKIRTDLLASLASAKKSLTPSLTLVCAALVLSGCTSVGSLMEGQKVDYKTEGKNTAPSLEIPPDLTQLSKDNRYVVPGAAITASGMQANQVKQVLPLAALSIGDVRIERSGNQRWLVVDRPADKLWSPVRDFWLENGFLLTLDQENLGIMETDYAENRAKLPQDFIRQAIGKVFDSLYSTGERDKFRTRLERNAAGGTEIYISHRGLVEVVTGVTTGNKLGDGTVWQPRPADEELETEFLRRMMVKLGVSKEQSAALVAAQSTRSTSRIASLNGLPVVQIDDEFDRAWRRVGLALDRTGFTVEDRDRSKGTYFVRYVDPTTTNQEQGFFSKIFSAAKPTVAPLQYRISVKSVGQATTVSVLNDKGEPETSGNAKRIIQVIADDLK